AAATTGCATAGACGTACTTCATAGGCCCCTCCCTATCATTGGTGTTATCAACAATAATTAGTTTACACTATTAGCTAATAAAATTCAACTATCATATACAACTTCAGGGTATCTATAAAATAACTTCATAGATACCCTGAAACTCCAACATTAATACATTAAATAATCATTATAGCCATATGCATCCCATGGATAAAAACGCCTTCTACGCCTAAATAATTCAGATATAAGTATGATAGCTATAAGATCACGCAGTATTGCCCGTCTTCTTATCACCTGTTGTTCCTCTACATCATTCTCGGATACAGTAACTTCTTCTGTCTTACTTGCATATTCTTCAAGCTCCGGCATATTTTTAACACATATATCATAGCATTCATCTACCATATTTTCTAACAATTGCTGTGAAGGATATGTCATATATAGATTATCCATTTTATCACATACTTGAGCAGCATAGGGATATATCTTATAGTATATGTCAGGATACATGTAATAGCACATCATATCCCCATATCTATAGGACTGCATGTTATCCATCATATAATTTGAATAAATGCCACCGAATGATTGTTGATATTCATATGGATATATACATTGCTGCATATTATATATGGAATTTATATCTTCCTGGCCACCAAGCATATTAAAGTAATCATTTTGCACACAAATCGCCTCCTTAAAATGTGTAACTGATAAAGTATAATCCATAAATATACTATGAAGAATATACATAAGTAGTTACACATTTTTAAAAAAGGCTATGCAATATTCATAATTTCATCTAATTCGTGTTCATCTAGCGTTTCCTTTTTCAAAAGTGCATTGGCTATATTATATAACGCATCCTTGTTTTGAATAAGTTTTCCCATTACCTCTTTGTAAATAATATCCATGTACGCCTTACATTCAGCTATCATATTCATATCTTGAGCTCCCATACCATTTTTATATAATATATCATAATTTAAAAGACCACATCTTTCATTCATTCCGAATCTTCTCACCATATTTATAACTACCTGTGTAGCCTTTTCTAGGTCATTTGAGGCACCGGTTGTTATCCTATCTTTGCCAAAGATCACTTCTTCAGCAGCACGGCCTGCCAAACATATCCTTATATTATTTTCCATATCTGTTTTGTTAAAATACATACTATCTGGAGGTATGTTCATACTAAATCCTGCTGCTCCCTTTGTACTTGGTATTATAGTAACCTTAGATACCCTATTTTTGGGAACCATAAGTTTTGTTATAAGTGCATGACCAGCCTCATGGAAGGCCGTAATCTTTTTATCCATAGACGATATTGCACTTCTATCTTTTTTCTCAGCCCCCGCCACAACAGTATAAAAGGCCCTTTGGATATCCTCCTGTTCTATACAACCACTATCGCGCTTGGCTGCCATTATAGCTGCCTCATTCATCATACTTTCCAGTTTTGCACCACTGAAATATACAGTCTGATGAGCCAATTCATGTAGATCCACATCTTTGCCCATGGGCTTGTCCTGACTATGCAGCTTTAATATTTGAAGGCGTCCCTTTACATCTGGAAGGCCTATCTCTATATGCCTATCAAATCGTCCTGGTCTTAGGAGTGCCTCATCTAAAATATCCAATCTGTTAGTTGCTGCAATAACTACAATACCCTGGCTGTCATTGAATCCTGACATCTCTGCTAAAAGGGCATTTAATGTCTGGTCCCGTTCATCATTGCCGCTACCATCCATGCCACCATCCCTTTTCTTTCCTAAAGCATCAATTTCATCTATAAATATTACACATTTACCCTTTTCTCTAGCTTTTTTAAATAACTCCCTTACGCGGCTGGCTCCTACACCTACATACACTTGTACAAAGTCAGAACCTGAAACTGAATAAAAAGGTACCCCCGCCTCACCTGCTACTGCTTTGGCCATCAATGTCTTACCCGTACCAGGAGGACCATAAAATATGACACCTCGTGGAAGTCGAGCTCCATATTTTGAATATTTTTCAGGATTTTTTATAAAGTCTACTAGATCTCTCATGCTTTCCTTGGCCTCTTCATTCCCTGCCACATCATCAAATCTAATATGCATGGAATTAACAGGGGTTATTTGCATTGAAGATATTCTATTGTTTTTCTGTAACTGTTTAGAACCGTTTTTTGATATAATGGATAATAACATAAATACTATAATACTTCCGCCTATTAAAATAGCAAAATTTCTTATCTGAAACTGACCTCTTGTTTCCTTTACCTCTATATCATGCTTTAGAAGATATTCTTTGAATGCCTCGGTCCTTGGGTTATCGGTTATAAATTTCTTTCCGTTATTATCCTCCAATGTTATAAATGACTCATCATCATTTAGATATACTTTGGAGATTTTCCCTCTGCCAGATGCATCTAAAAAATCATTATATGACATTTTTGATGGAGTTGGTACAAAAAAACCATATAATATATAACTAATGCATACTACCAATATGGTAGCTGTCATTACAATCACACCTTTACGCTTCATAGAGCCCCTCCTTTCATATCATATATACATAATGTTTTAGTTTACATAATATGCACAATGAATATTATATAATATTTTTATTCTTAAGTCTATGGAACTATGTACCATGCCCAGACATCTATATTTACTGTACAAAAAAGATATAAGAAACCAATCTTTGCAATTATTATTGATTAAATAGCAAAATTGCTGTCAATAATAAATCAATATAGAATTAATATACTCAGGAGGGTTTTCTTATGGGGAAGCATTCAAAAAAGCGTTCTTCTATCATAACTAAAATACTGCTTATCCCAATTATCGTCATATTATTGATATGTATAATAACAGCTGCCTACGTTGCTGTAACTATGGATGATTGGGCCAGTTTCGATCCTAAAAAGGTAGAAAACATGGAGCAAACATCATTTATCTATGATTATAAAGATGACGTTATAACGGGCATCCATGGCACACAAAATAGGGTAAATGTATCCCTAAAAGATGTTCCAAAGCATGTACAAAACGCCTTTATTGCAGTCGAAGATGTGCGTTTCTATCAACATCATGGCATTGATATAAAACGTATATTTGGAGCACTTATACAGGATATAAAGGCTAGGGCCCCTGTACAAGGCGGGAGTACTATTACCCAGCAACTTGTAAAACTAAGCCATTTATCGAATAAAAAAACCTTAGATAGAAAGCTACAGGAGGTCTTCCTTGCCCATCAGCTAGAACAAAGATATTCAAAGGATCAAATATTAGAAATGTATCTTAATATTGTATATTTTGGCAATCGTGCCTATGGTATAGAATCAGCAGCTAGAATCTACTTTGGCAAATCAGTAAGTGAATTAAGTATAGCAGAAGGCGCCCTCCTTGCCGGCATACCCAAAAATCCATCAAAATATCCTCCCAACATAAACAAAGAGGCGTCCTTTGCACGAAAAGATCTTATAATCGATTTAATGGTCAAAAATGGCTTTATAGACGCAAAAGAAGGAGAAAAAGCAAAAAAAGAGAAATTAGAATTCATAGAAAAAAAACCTGTTTCCTATCCCCATGGATATTTTTTAGACATGGCATTAAGAGAAGCTGCACAAAAATTAAATGTAAAGGAAGAGGATCTTTTTCATAAGGGATACAGGATATATACTACACTTGATACTAATCTTCAATCCTTTGTAGAAGAGCTCTATAAAAACGAAGAACTTTTCCCCAAAAGCCCAGCATCTGGAGATATATGCGAAAGCGCCTTGGTCATTTTAGATGTTCCCACAGGTGAAATACGATGCATAATGGGTGGAAGGGAATATCCTGAAGATGCCAGAAAAGTATTTAACAGAACTATACAATCCAGACGTCAGCCTGGTTCAACGATAAAACCATTAATTTCCTATGTGCCTGCTATTGAAAATTTCGGTTATACCCCTGTAACTTTTATAAATGACGAACCGGTAAACTACAATGGTTATACCCCTTCAAATTTTGACGGGAAGTTTAGAGGTCCTATAACATTACGGTATGCAGTTGCAAAATCTATTAATATACCCGCTGTAAAAGTGCTTAAGGATATAGGTACTCAAAATGGCATATCTATCGCTGAACGCTTTGGTATTCCCTTTGAAAAAGAAGATCTTAATAATCTATCTATAGCCCTTGGAGGTTTGTCAAAAGGAGTAACTCCAATGGAATTGGCAAGAGCATATATGGTATTAGCCGATAGTGGCACATATAAGGACGTAACTACCATAAGACGTATAGAAGATTCAAATGGAGTCCCTTTATATGAATACCATCCAATGAAGCAACAGGTAATTTCACAGGAGACAGCATTTATAATGAATGATATTCTCCATTCTACTACAGAATGGGGAACGGCTTCAAGGTTGAATTCAGTTAAAATACCCATAGCTGCCAAAACCGGCACTTCCCAGCTTCCAAAAACAGAAAGATTTGCCAATATAAAAGGAACAAAAGATGCATGGATAGCCGCTTATACTCCCCAATATGTTATCACCGTATGGATGGGTTTTGATCAAACAAACAATATCCACTATCTTCCTTCAAATGCTGTAGGAGGAAAATATCCTACAATAATAGCAAAGGAGATATTCGACCATATTTCTAAAGACACGAAAGCCATATGGTTTAAAAAACCTCCTAAAGTAGTAGAAGTAAATTTGGATAAAAAATCTTTAGAAGAATATAAGACGGTAGCCCTTGCTACTTCTCTTACACCAAAAGAATTTATAGTAACAGAATATTTCACCCAAAAAACAGCACCAAAAGAGGATTCTAGCTATTGGACTGCTCCAGAAGCACCACAGAATTTTAATGTTACAATAAATAAAAAAGGTTTTCCATTGATTAGCTTTACTCAAACCCAATCCTTCGCATCATATAATATATATCGTATTGAGCATCAGGGTGATACATCT
This region of Xylanivirga thermophila genomic DNA includes:
- a CDS encoding ATP-dependent metallopeptidase FtsH/Yme1/Tma family protein, whose protein sequence is MKRKGVIVMTATILVVCISYILYGFFVPTPSKMSYNDFLDASGRGKISKVYLNDDESFITLEDNNGKKFITDNPRTEAFKEYLLKHDIEVKETRGQFQIRNFAILIGGSIIVFMLLSIISKNGSKQLQKNNRISSMQITPVNSMHIRFDDVAGNEEAKESMRDLVDFIKNPEKYSKYGARLPRGVIFYGPPGTGKTLMAKAVAGEAGVPFYSVSGSDFVQVYVGVGASRVRELFKKAREKGKCVIFIDEIDALGKKRDGGMDGSGNDERDQTLNALLAEMSGFNDSQGIVVIAATNRLDILDEALLRPGRFDRHIEIGLPDVKGRLQILKLHSQDKPMGKDVDLHELAHQTVYFSGAKLESMMNEAAIMAAKRDSGCIEQEDIQRAFYTVVAGAEKKDRSAISSMDKKITAFHEAGHALITKLMVPKNRVSKVTIIPSTKGAAGFSMNIPPDSMYFNKTDMENNIRICLAGRAAEEVIFGKDRITTGASNDLEKATQVVINMVRRFGMNERCGLLNYDILYKNGMGAQDMNMIAECKAYMDIIYKEVMGKLIQNKDALYNIANALLKKETLDEHELDEIMNIA
- a CDS encoding transglycosylase domain-containing protein, which translates into the protein MGKHSKKRSSIITKILLIPIIVILLICIITAAYVAVTMDDWASFDPKKVENMEQTSFIYDYKDDVITGIHGTQNRVNVSLKDVPKHVQNAFIAVEDVRFYQHHGIDIKRIFGALIQDIKARAPVQGGSTITQQLVKLSHLSNKKTLDRKLQEVFLAHQLEQRYSKDQILEMYLNIVYFGNRAYGIESAARIYFGKSVSELSIAEGALLAGIPKNPSKYPPNINKEASFARKDLIIDLMVKNGFIDAKEGEKAKKEKLEFIEKKPVSYPHGYFLDMALREAAQKLNVKEEDLFHKGYRIYTTLDTNLQSFVEELYKNEELFPKSPASGDICESALVILDVPTGEIRCIMGGREYPEDARKVFNRTIQSRRQPGSTIKPLISYVPAIENFGYTPVTFINDEPVNYNGYTPSNFDGKFRGPITLRYAVAKSINIPAVKVLKDIGTQNGISIAERFGIPFEKEDLNNLSIALGGLSKGVTPMELARAYMVLADSGTYKDVTTIRRIEDSNGVPLYEYHPMKQQVISQETAFIMNDILHSTTEWGTASRLNSVKIPIAAKTGTSQLPKTERFANIKGTKDAWIAAYTPQYVITVWMGFDQTNNIHYLPSNAVGGKYPTIIAKEIFDHISKDTKAIWFKKPPKVVEVNLDKKSLEEYKTVALATSLTPKEFIVTEYFTQKTAPKEDSSYWTAPEAPQNFNVTINKKGFPLISFTQTQSFASYNIYRIEHQGDTSSPLLIHTIKGQEQQNITWVDQSTLPSKKYGYYIVPVHPEIMSSNKALEGTSTNTIWIDVPVPKLHLSP